One Salvia miltiorrhiza cultivar Shanhuang (shh) chromosome 6, IMPLAD_Smil_shh, whole genome shotgun sequence genomic window, TTCTATCACGTTCCGTGCATTTGAATGCCGTAACTTGAACAATTCCAGTTGATTTTGTGGCCTTGCTGCATTTGCCCCCCATTCCTTTAAATGATACCGAATCCCCTTGTATGGAGCTAGAAATCCATCACTGTTCGCGTACCCGTTATCGCAAAGGTAGTAATTACCTGCATAATTGATTTGTAGTGCTAGTTAAGAGAAATGCAGATGGTACAGAAATCATTAAAATGGTAATCCACCATCTTCATTTACCCTTTGGCACCCTCAAGCCGTTTACACGTGTCAGTGCATCGCGTAAAATTCTTGAATCCGCTGCCGAGCCTTCCCAACCAGGCAAAACGTAGACGAATTTCATATTTCGGTCACAAACCGCAAGTGTGTTTGTAGAAATCTGACCTTTCCGGGTTCGGTACCTCGGCTGGTCAGCATTGCTGACCTTGACATTGATGTAAGTGCCATCGAGAGCACCTAAACAACACTACAACAAAGTCTATATTCTTAGTTCATAACTTTGATAAACAACAGCAATTAGGCAGAATGTGTGAGATATGAGCTGCCAAAATGAAATTTGTATTTCAGAATCAAGTTACCTTGAACCATCGCCACCTATTGTCCGTGCAATCGGCTGAAACGGGAACCGGTTTCACAAGTAACACCGTGTGCAATTTTAAAATTGCCTTTAGTACAAGATGAACAAACTTTGAAACCGTTTGGCCGGAACGCCAGAAATCAAACCTaacaactttattttttttgtggtGCGCTAAGATGGACAAAAACATGGCTATTTGTTCTTCAACCTTAATATACCTCCCATCAGATAACCCACCTAGCTCACGTAACACCACACAAAGCCTACCGAAAGTGTTGCGATCCATGCGTAAGTTTGCTATGCAATCAATATCGCTAACATCTACCAGCCTACTCATGTGCGTAACCTGATCAGGAATACGCTCTATAAAACTAAAAGCTGCTGGCCTATTATTTCTTTTTCGTTTACGCGATCTTGACATAACCATGATGTGATATGCTACCAAAACAAGAATTATGTTTTCCAACAAAATCTCTTCCATCAACAGGTATAAACACACAACGGTATCATCCTCAGTCGGCATGGTTATTCTCAACCAACAACAAGCAAAATATGTGGCTGCAAATAAATAACAAGTCAAGGACTATGAGTGCATATCTCGAGCATCAtcaaaatttcagaaaatagaCCATCGATAGCAGATACAAGGAAACGATGTCAAAGCAAACACAAATCGAGGACTGTAAACAAGATATAGCGAAGGTTAATTGCAGGATACACCGTATA contains:
- the LOC130990216 gene encoding uncharacterized protein LOC130990216 — protein: MPTEDDTVVCLYLLMEEILLENIILVLVAYHIMVMSRSRKRKRNNRPAAFSFIERIPDQVTHMSRLVDVSDIDCIANLRMDRNTFGRLCVVLRELGGLSDGRYIKVEEQIAMFLSILAHHKKNKVVRFDFWRSGQTVSKFVHLVLKAILKLHTVLLVKPVPVSADCTDNRWRWFKCCLGALDGTYINVKVSNADQPRYRTRKGQISTNTLAVCDRNMKFVYVLPGWEGSAADSRILRDALTRVNGLRVPKGNYYLCDNGYANSDGFLAPYKGIRYHLKEWGANAARPQNQLELFKLRHSNARNVIERAFGILKMRWGLLRSNSFYPVKTQNRLIMACFILNNYIRGEMPNDPIEQEFDIATSNPEEDAEGDCEYIDGVESTPQWNALRDAIAGDMWQSYINMD